The DNA region CGGCGGTGAGGATGTCATCCGGATGCCCGGCGATCAGCTCTTCGGCCATCTGCTGCTCCTCATGCTTCCGACCAGAATGCCGACCATCCCTCGAGGTCGGCTCGCTCGACACCCGAGCTGGCGAGCCGGCGGCGAAGGGCCGCCACGGCGTCGCGGATCAGGGATTCCGCCTGCGCGGGAGACACCGCCAGGGTCCGCGCCACCTCGTCCCGAGTCAGGGCATCGCGGAAGCGCAGTGTGAGCGCCAGACGCTGGCGCGGCTCCACCGTCCCCAGCGCCTCCTGCAGGATCGCGCTGGCCTGCTTCTCGCGAAGCGGCCGCTCGGGATCGCCGCCCTCGCCGTGCAGCGGCAGCCCATGCTCGTCGTCATGCACCGCCGCCTCCGCCACCGGATCGATGGAGAGGGTGCGCCGCCGCGAGGCGAGGCGGGCCAGCAGCTTCCAGCGCTGATTGGCGGAAAGAGTGGCCACGATCGCCGCTGTCCGGCGCGAGGCCTCCTCCAGGGTCAGCCGGATTCCGTGCCGCCCCTGCAGCAGGCTGCGCGTCTCCTCCATCGAGGCGCCGTCGCGCAGGTGATACTCGAAGAGGAGGCGGTCCGTCTCGTCTCTGGAGGCCACTTTTTCGAAGGGGCGGTAGCGGCCTTCGCGGGAGCGCAGGAAGTCGACCGCCATGTTCTTCGCCACCACGGTCAGATAGGTGGAGAAGCGGCACGGGGCCTCCGCGCGGCGCTGGAAGGCCCGCACCCGTCGCATGTCGTCCTCCCGCAGGCGATCGCATATATAGAGGAAGAAGTCCATGCGGTCGTCATAGGAGTCGGCGAACAGGGTCACCACCCGGAACAGGACGCCGGCGAACCCTTCCAGGAACTCTTCCCAGGCGCCGGCTCCCTCCCGCCGCACCCGGGCGAGGATCTCGTCCTCCCGCCCCGTTCCTTCCAGGCGCAGCGCGGCGGCGGATGCTGGGGATTCCGGAGACAAGGCTCGACGCCCCCTTCCAGGCCGTTCTCACATCCTGAAGCGGCTTGGTGGGAGCGTAGCAAAAACC from Candidatus Polarisedimenticolia bacterium includes:
- a CDS encoding sigma-70 family RNA polymerase sigma factor translates to MSPESPASAAALRLEGTGREDEILARVRREGAGAWEEFLEGFAGVLFRVVTLFADSYDDRMDFFLYICDRLREDDMRRVRAFQRRAEAPCRFSTYLTVVAKNMAVDFLRSREGRYRPFEKVASRDETDRLLFEYHLRDGASMEETRSLLQGRHGIRLTLEEASRRTAAIVATLSANQRWKLLARLASRRRTLSIDPVAEAAVHDDEHGLPLHGEGGDPERPLREKQASAILQEALGTVEPRQRLALTLRFRDALTRDEVARTLAVSPAQAESLIRDAVAALRRRLASSGVERADLEGWSAFWSEA